Proteins encoded in a region of the Phoenix dactylifera cultivar Barhee BC4 chromosome 3, palm_55x_up_171113_PBpolish2nd_filt_p, whole genome shotgun sequence genome:
- the LOC120110188 gene encoding uncharacterized protein LOC120110188, whose amino-acid sequence MATATMATAAGMAMLLYFFLNRRLAAKETEEDRGDVSRLGRAGRRRVSRRLGPAQPPATWREAVATLAETLRFTYSETLGKWPIGDLAFGIKYLMRRQGNLHVASTYAGGNCVQLKGPEIMAELIHLLRLLNLCILFSKKSFPVFLESASYALEDVLLQERKAGLLKPAFTILCDKNSKCFLLLIRGTHSIKDTLTAATGAVVPFHHSVLDEGGVSKLVLGYAHCGMVAAARWIAKCTTARLLKAVSENPDYKVKIVGHSLGGGTAALLTYILREHKEFSTCTCVAFAPAACMTWDLAESGKHFITTVINGSDLVPTFSTASVDDLRSEVTASSWLNDLRDQVQHTRFLNVVYRSASAIGSHLPSISGARARVAGAGAFLRPVSSKTQVVMKQAQNVAQAVARSRSSLSSWSCMGARRRAVGTFASPKPETSLEPHATSRRNSESLFIDHGNSETLVDELHFSGSRGSDLEEIEEEELIQADPTANVSAAEGMAEGELWFDLEKELDRQDEAANAQAQEEEAAAVKEITEEEHAMLKTVDGKQPMSSDALERHQFYPPGRIMHMVALPATDAEPVAVIPDECNVGIYETPRELYSKIRLSRTMINDHFMPMYKKTMELLIDKLAKKEDDDRTDPQL is encoded by the exons ATGGCGACGGCGACGATGGCGACGGCGGCCGGGATGGCGATGCTGCTCTACTTTTTTCTCAACAGGCGTCTGGCGGCGAAGGAGACGGAGGAGGACCGCGGGGATGTGTCGAGGCTGGGGAGGGCGGGGAGGAGGAGGGTCTCCCGGCGGCTGGGGCCCGCCCAGCCGCCGGCGACGTGGCGGGAGGCGGTGGCGACGCTGGCGGAGACGCTCCGGTTCACGTACTCGGAGACGCTCGGGAAgtggccgatcggagacttggCCTTCGGGATCAAGTATCTCATGAGGCGGCAG GGCAATCTGCATGTTGCAAGTACATATGCTGGTGGTAATTGCGTACAACTCAAAGGCCCTGAAATTATGGCTGAGCTGATTCATCTCCTAAGGTTATTGAACCTGTGCATACTTTTCTCGAAGAAATCATTCCCAGTCTTTTTGGAGTCTGCAAGCTATGCCCTAGAagatgttcttcttcaagagCGTAAAGCGGGG CTTTTGAAGCCTGCCTTCACAATTCTATGTGATAAAAATTCCAaatgttttcttcttttaattcGGGGGACTCATAGCATCAAAGATACGCTGACCGCTGCAACTGGTGCTGTGGTCCCTTTTCACCACTCAGTTTTAGATGAGGGTGGTGTTAGCAAACTAGTCTTAGGTTATGCACACTGTGGAATGGTTGCTGCAGCCCGCTGGATTGCAAAATGTACTACTGCACGCCTCCTTAAAGCGGTTAGCGAGAATCCAGATTACAAAGTCAAG ATTGTGGGGCATTCATTGGGTGGTGGCACTGCTGCACTTTTAACATATATTCTTCGGGAACACAAAGAATTTTCTACATGTACTTGTGTTGCATTTGCTCCAG CTGCATGCATGACTTGGGACTTAGCAGAATCAGGCAAGCACTTCATTACTACTGTCATTAATGGCTCTGACCTGGTTCCCACATTTTCAACTGCTTCTGTAGATGATCTTCGCTCTGAG GTGACAGCATCATCGTGGTTAAATGATCTGAGGGATCAAGTGCAGCACACGAGATTTTTGAATGTTGTTTACCGTTCTGCATCTGCTATAGGATCTCATCTACCATCTATATCTGGTGCAAGAGCTAGGGTTGCAGGTGCTGGTGCATTTCTACGTCCCGTCTCCAGCAAAACTCAG GTGGTGATGAAACAAGCACAGAATGTTGCACAGGCTGTTGCTAGGAGCCGGTCCTCACTCTCTTCCTGGTCGTGCATGGGTGCACGTCGTCGTGCTGTTGGTACTTTTGCAAGCCCTAAACCGGAAACTTCACTGGAACCTCATGCTACATCTCGAAGGAACTCAGAGTCTCTTTTTATTGATCATGGCAACAGCGAAACATTGGTGGATGAACTGCACTTCAGCGGTTCCAGGGGTTCCGACCTTGAGGAAATAGAGGAAGAGGAGCTCATTCAGGCAGATCCAACGGCCAATGTTTCTGCTGCAGAGGGAATGGCTGAAGGTGAGTTGTGGTTTGACCTGGAAAAGGAACTTGACAGGCAGGATGAAGCTGCTAATGCTCAAGCTCAGGAAGAAGAAGCTGCTGCTGTGAAAGAAATAACTGAAGAGGAACATGCAATGCTAAAAACAGTAGATGGCAAGCAACCCATGTCATCGGATGCCTTGGAGAGACACCAGTTCTATCCGCCAGGCAGGATCATGCACATGGTCGCACTGCCAGCTACGGATGCTGAACCAGTTGCTGTCATCCCTGATGAATGCAATGTTGGTATCTATGAAACCCCAAGAGAATTATACAGTAAGATCCGGCTTTCCAGAACTATGATAAATGATCATTTCATGCCTATGTACAAGAAGACAATGGAACTATTGATCGACAAGCTTGCTAAGAAGGAGGATGATGATCGTACGGATCCCCAACTGTAA
- the LOC103711438 gene encoding ATP-dependent RNA helicase DEAH13: MTWERMRSNSNDHDQSSGETVQLLGTEVTQDGLNSSADGSNAILLPEKKKSNSKDKGKASKKNKNKEVPVLSKSKQRKLKKLEEEKQKKLLQARSIKILEKCKIWDGAYSLLHSSGTIGQAETMKEKRRRAVQLSKAGIDVPEDISPFKKNSQNVSDDNEVTGKLNHQKSDPENVCCDNSVLPAECKERYDGKHSKSVEIHSTATNKSQAVVDIGTDGVPPTMVVPDKEISTCSLEEQKHSAFISSSCDKGHETDSKGKEADDSKVTYQNMKVPPDFMDQEHVNAPIVVHVSRPLEVEEKRKDLPIIMMEQEIMEAINENSIVILCGETGCGKTTQVPQFLYEAGFGSSDHSDRKGIIGVTQPRRVAVLATAKRVSFELGLHLGKEVGFQVRHDKMIGDSCSIKFMTDGILLREVQSDFLLKKYSVIILDEAHERSLNTDILIGMLSRIIKLRQKLYAEQQEKMLSGGKISPENMITQLKLILMSATLRVEDFISNRKLFHEPPPVLEVPVRQFPVTVHFSKTTQEDYLGQAYKKVMSIHKRLPPGGILVFVTGQREVEFLCKKLQRASEQLKEKNSMRKKDNEITASSDLDMKEINEAFEIGSNSLDQQTDRFSSYEEDGNNPDMHSDLSDAESESELEVDSGDEDSVKSEAPEKTGLVLDFLNDVESLSSLKASFEALAGNLSNQDCKEKPSLPDAPSLEKSMEVATSSAGALYVLPLYAMLPASAQLRVFEEVPEGDRLVVVATNVAETSLTIPGIKYVVDTGKEKVKTYNYTNGMAAFEVQWISKASAAQRAGRAGRTGPGHCYRLYSSAAFSKDDLFPDFSCPEISKIPVDGVVLLMKFMGIDKVANFPFPSPPETKALVEAELCLKALEALDSQGRLTPMGRAMAQYPMSPRHSRMLLTVIQIMRNQQGYARANFVLGYAVAAASALSFQNPFLMQFGENHGDNDIDQEKSDTEKMKDQEEKLRQKKVKAMEREARARFCNPSSDALTIAYALQIFELAENSVQFCKENSLHLKTMEDLSKMRKQLLQLIFYQSKFCEEFAWNHGTADDVELSWRIRSDKHPLLMNEEELLGQSICAGWADRVAKRVRTISESSENDGRARAVRYQSCALKDTVFLHRWSSVSRSAPEFLVYTELLQTKRPYMHGVTSVKSDWLVKYAISLCTFSAPLTDPKPYYEPLSDQVFCWVSPTFGQHNWQLPLHRLPIKNDILRASVFACALLEGQVLPCLGSFQKFLAAPPSCLLRPEALGQRRVGDLLSRLKIGSRIIDSRAMLRDAWSQDPQFLHTEIKRWFQERFHYQFGDVWEQMHHEVLLEGCELFPKRAKKGRKKVK; this comes from the exons ATGACGTGGGAGAGAATGAGGTCGAATTCTAATGATCATGATCAGTCTTCGGGTGAGACCGTTCAGTTGCTCGGGACGGAAGTAACTCAAGATGGTTTGAA TTCCAGTGCAGATGGAAGCAATGCGATTCTTTTgcctgaaaagaaaaagagcaaCTCGAAAGACAAAGGCAAG GCTTCTAAGAAGAATAAGAACAAGGAAGTTCCAGTTTTGAGCAAAAGCAAACAGAGGAAATTAAAAAAGTTGGAG GAGGAGAAGCAAAAGAAGCTGCTGCAAGCTAGAAGTATTAAGATTCTAGA GAAATGCAAGATATGGGATGGTGCATATTCTCTTCTACATTCTTCAGGCACTATTGGTCAA GCTGAGACTATGAAGGAAAAACGCAGACGAGCTGTCCAACTTTCTAAGGCTGGCATAGATGTGCCTGAGGACATTTCACCATTTAAGAAGAACAGTCAGAATGTTTCTGATGATAATGAAGTCACTGGGAAGCTCAATCACCAAAAAAGCGATCCAGAAAATGTCTGTTGTGATAATAGTGTTCTGCCTGCAGAATGTAAGGAAAGATATGATGGCAAACATAGCAAGTCTGTTGAAATCCATTCAACAGCAACGAACAAGAGTCAGGCGGTTGTGGATATTGGAACAGATGGGGTGCCACCGACTATGGTAGTTCCAGATAAGGAGATCAGTACATGCAGTCTAGAAGAGCAGAaacattcagcattcatttcgaGTAGTTGTGATAAAGGACACGAGACCGATTCAAAG GGAAAAGAGGCAGATGATTCAAAAGTAACTTATCAAAACATGAAGGTTCCCCCAGACTTCATGGACCAGGAGCATGTGAATGCTCCTATTGTAGTGCATGTATCCAGGCCATTGGAGGTtgaggagaagaggaaagatCTTCCCATAATTATGATGGAACAGGAGATAATGGAAGCTATCAATGAGAATTCTATTGTAATATTATGTGGAGAAACAGGATGCGGTAAAACTACCCAGGTTCCACAG TTCTTATATGAAGCTGGCTTTGGGTCAAGTGATCATAGTGACAGAAAAGGAATCATTGGTGTTACCCAACCACGGCGTGTAGCTGTTCTGGCCACTGCTAAGAGAGTGTCCTTTGAATTAGGACTCCATCTTGGAAAAGAGGTTGGTTTTCAAGTTAGGCATGACAAAATGATAGGAGATAGCTGCTCCATCAAGTTTATGACTGATGGCATTTTGCTTCGAGAAGTCCAG AGTGATTTTTTACTAAAGAAATACTCTGTAATTATTCTGGATGAGGCTCATGAGAGGAGCTTGAACACGGATATACTCATCGGAATGCTTTCTCGAATTATAAAGCTTCGCCAG AAATTATATGCAGAGCAGCAGGAGAAAATGCTTTCAGGAGGAAAAATCAGTCCTGAAAATATGATCACTCAATTAAAGCTTATACTTATGAGTGCTACCTTGCGAGTTGAGGACTTCATCTCAAACAGGAAATTATTTCATGAACCCCCACCTGTTTTAGAGGTTCCTGTCAGACAATTCCCTGTGACAGTTCACTTTTCAAAGACGACACAAGAAGATTATTTAGGACAAGCTTATAAAAAGGTCATGTCAATTCACAAGAGACTTCCACCAGGTGGCATACTTGTATTTGTCACCGGACAAAGGGAAGTGGAGTTCTTGTGTAAAAAGTTGCAAAGAGCATCAGaacaattaaaagaaaaaaattctatgaGGAAGAAAGACAACGAAATCACTGCAAGCTCAGATCTGGATATGAAGGAAATCAATGAAGCATTTGAGATTGGAAGCAATTCACTAGACCAACAAACTGACAGGTTTAGCTCCTATGAGGAGGATGGAAACAATCCAGATATGCATTCTGATTTATCTGATGCAGAATCAGAGAGTGAGCTGGAAGTTGATAGTGGAGATGAAGATTCTGTCAAGTCTGAAGCCCCAGAGAAGACTGGTTTGGTGTTAGATTTTCTGAATGATGTTGAAAGCCTTTCTTCTTTGAAGGCTTCATTTGAGGCTTTAGCTGGAAATTTATCCAACCAAGATTGCAAAGAGAAACCAAGTCTTCCTGATGCTCCTAGTTTAGAAAAAAGTATGGAAGTTGCTACTAGTTCTGCTGGTGCATTATATGTTTTGCCCCTATATGCGATGCTCCCTGCTTCTGCACAGCTCCGTGTATTTGAAGAGGTTCCTGAAGGAGATCGGCTGGTTGTTGTTGCTACTAATGTGGCCGAGACTTCTTTGACCATCCCAGGCATAAAATATGTGGTTGACACTGGCAAAGAAAAGGTCAAGACCTATAATTACACCAATGGGATGGCAGCATTTGAAGTCCAGTGGATAAGCAAGGCATCAGCTGCTCAGCGTGCTGGAAGAGCTGGAAGAACTGGACCTGGCCACTGTTACCGCCTCTATTCATCTGCTGCCTTTAGTAAAGATGATTTGTTTCCTGATTTTTCCTGTCCTGAGATATCCAAGATTCCTGTAGATGGTGTTGTCCTCCTCATGAAGTTCATGGGCATCGATAAG GTTGCAAATTTCCCGTTTCCATCACCTCCCGAGACCAAAGCTTTGGTGGAAGCTGAACTTTGCTTAAAGGCTCTTGAGGCACTTGATAGCCAAGGAAGACTTACACCCATGGGGAGGGCGATGGCACAGTACCCTATGAGTCCTCGTCATTCCCGCATGCTTCTGACAGTTATCCAAATCATGAGGAATCAGCAAGGCTATGCCAGAGCAAATTTTGTGCTAGGATATGCTGTTGCTGCTGCATCAGCTTTAAGCTTTCAAAATCCTTTCCTGATGCAGTTTGGGGAAAACCATGGGGACAATGATATTGATCAAGAAAAGTCTGATACCGAGAAAATGAAGGACCAGGAGGAAAAGCTGAGGCAGAAAAAGGTAAAAGCCATGGAGAGAGAGGCTCGTGCAAGATTTTGTAATCCCAGTAGTGATGCTTTAACTATTGCATATGCTTTGCAAATTTTTGAGCTTGCAGAAAACTCGGTGCAATTCTGCAAAGAAAACTCGCTTCACTTGAAAACAATGGAAGATCTGTCCAAGATGAGGAAACAGCTGCTACAGTTGATATTTTATCAGAGCAAGTTTTGTGAGGAATTTGCATGGAATCATGGAACTGCTGATGATGTGGAGCTCTCTTGGAGGATCCGTTCTGATAAGCATCCCTTACTAATGAACGAAGAGGAGCTTTTAGGGCAGTCTATATGTGCTGGTTGGGCAGATAGAGTTGCAAAGCGTGTTCGTACTATTTCAGAATCATCAGAAAATGATGGAAGGGCTCGTGCTGTTCGCTATCAATCTTGTGCTTTGAAGGATACAGTGTTTCTCCACCGCTGGTCTTCTGTTTCTCGATCAGCACCAGAGTTTCTAGTTTACACTGAACTTCTTCAAACAAAGAGGCCATATATGCATGGAGTGACCAGTGTAAAGTCAGATTGGCTTGTCAAGTATGCTATCTCTCTTTGCACCTTCTCTGCACCACTTACAGACCCGAAACCTTATTACGAGCCTCTAAGTGACCAAGTCTTCTGCTGGGTCAGCCCTACTTTTGGGCAGCATAATTGGCAGCTCCCATTGCATAGATTACCTATCAAGAATGATATCCTTCGTGCGTCCGTATTTGCTTGTGCTTTGCTTGAAGGACAAGTATTGCCATGCCTAGGATCCTTTCAGAAGTTCTTGGCTGCACCACCATCTTGCTTATTGAGGCCTGAAGCATTGGGGCAAAGAAGGGTTGGGGATCTTCTCAGCAGGTTAAAGATTGGGTCAAGAATCATTGATAGCCGAGCTATGCTGAGAGATGCTTGGAGTCAAGATCCTCAGTTTTTGCATACCGAGATTAAACGCTGGTTCCAGGAGAGATTTCATTATCAGTTTGGAGATGTCTGGGAACAAATGCACCATGAGGTTCTTCTTGAGGGCTGTGAACTTTTTCCTAAAAGggcaaagaaaggaaggaaaaaggTAAAATGA